Proteins encoded in a region of the uncultured Paludibaculum sp. genome:
- a CDS encoding glycosyltransferase, which translates to MIRILHTIGSLERGGIQQWIRNIVVASKDRGLHHAILIRKQAAGEDGDEIERDGGQVHDDYTGGGLLMCVAGAMRNIRPSLVDVVHCHGEHYSTAIYAAVGRWRGVPIVAHAHNVRPPSRTALNKLYDAIVTHVTCRFATELLATSEEAGAAMFGRVWKERRKGARVLHCGIRTPVINDLARKATREELGIPASARVMGAVGRLTRAKNIGRLLEICAEMRRDERNVYVLVVGDGPLREGLSLQAVRLGIEDKVRFVGAQKDVAPYYSAMDVLVMPSINEGWGLSAIEAQCAGVPAVVSTALPVGVILSPISTKRLDVCEKDRVWIDSIVECDRYGREEIASTARKAASDRGLLIETSIALLEAAYRAMLCKAPAVGGEACNN; encoded by the coding sequence GTGATACGGATTCTGCACACGATCGGGTCGCTTGAGCGCGGAGGGATACAGCAGTGGATTCGGAACATCGTGGTCGCCTCCAAAGATCGAGGTCTTCATCACGCGATCCTTATCCGGAAGCAAGCGGCCGGGGAGGACGGGGACGAGATCGAGCGGGATGGTGGCCAAGTTCATGACGACTACACCGGAGGCGGGTTGTTGATGTGCGTCGCGGGTGCGATGAGGAATATCCGCCCGAGTCTCGTCGACGTTGTCCACTGTCACGGTGAGCACTATTCGACAGCGATCTACGCGGCGGTCGGGAGGTGGCGTGGAGTGCCTATTGTTGCCCACGCACACAACGTTCGACCCCCGTCGAGAACGGCACTGAACAAGCTTTACGATGCAATCGTCACGCACGTGACGTGCCGATTCGCGACGGAACTGTTGGCCACCAGCGAAGAAGCAGGTGCAGCGATGTTTGGCCGGGTCTGGAAGGAGAGAAGGAAAGGAGCACGAGTCCTGCACTGTGGCATTCGAACGCCAGTGATCAATGATTTGGCCCGGAAGGCAACACGAGAAGAGTTAGGTATTCCGGCGTCGGCGCGTGTAATGGGTGCCGTCGGCCGACTAACTAGGGCTAAGAACATCGGACGCCTACTCGAGATCTGTGCCGAAATGAGAAGAGACGAAAGAAACGTCTATGTGCTAGTGGTTGGCGACGGTCCTCTACGGGAAGGCCTATCGCTACAGGCGGTTCGATTGGGAATCGAAGATAAGGTTCGATTCGTCGGTGCACAGAAGGATGTTGCTCCCTATTATTCTGCTATGGATGTTTTGGTAATGCCATCAATCAATGAAGGATGGGGGCTATCCGCCATCGAGGCGCAGTGCGCAGGAGTACCAGCGGTTGTAAGCACGGCCCTTCCGGTAGGAGTCATACTGTCACCGATATCGACGAAGCGTCTGGATGTATGTGAGAAAGATCGTGTATGGATTGACAGCATAGTCGAATGTGATAGATACGGAAGAGAAGAAATCGCGAGTACCGCACGCAAAGCTGCATCAGATCGCGGCTTGCTAATCGAGACAAGTATTGCGTTACTGGAAGCGGCGTACCGTGCGATGTTATGCAAAGCGCCTGCGGTAGGAGGTGAGGCGTGCAACAACTGA
- a CDS encoding glycosyltransferase has product MDEHTEERRPLRILHVLGSLDFKTGGPLRTTVELAEQTAKLGLRHEILGFRCDQTAEIDGKAAIVNSVRQSAIRSLGYSRDVSTWLEDNISRFDGAILHTSWLNITYQAARVFTKYRKPYVYFPHGMLDVWCVYRQGWLKAAKKLLYWKVIEERISDNAAAIFFTTEREKVLSAKALRIRNERKWVVPYAVSPERRGCGLEVEELQGRAAKKYVLFLGRIHPKKNCEFLIRAWLMAQSGSEEYSLVLAGPADAEYLAELKELVRMKGGRTVEFVDAVFGEEKRRLLANASWFVLPSLQENFGVAVLEAILAGVPVAISDQVYIGDLLHPDSVILPLEMDKWRKFFENAIYDEGLRARIIERDRKEVMPRFDIGVVAQQYARILCEIFAPRR; this is encoded by the coding sequence ATGGATGAACATACTGAAGAACGAAGGCCCCTAAGAATCCTGCATGTTCTGGGATCGCTCGACTTTAAGACAGGCGGGCCGCTGAGAACGACTGTTGAACTTGCAGAGCAGACGGCGAAGCTGGGACTAAGGCATGAGATCCTCGGTTTTCGTTGTGACCAGACCGCCGAGATTGACGGGAAGGCGGCGATAGTTAACTCCGTCCGCCAGAGTGCGATTCGGTCGCTCGGGTATTCTCGGGATGTCAGTACGTGGCTGGAGGACAATATTAGTAGATTCGACGGCGCGATACTCCATACTTCCTGGCTCAATATTACTTATCAAGCCGCTCGGGTGTTTACGAAGTATCGAAAGCCGTATGTGTACTTCCCTCACGGGATGCTTGACGTGTGGTGCGTGTATAGGCAGGGCTGGTTAAAAGCAGCGAAGAAACTATTGTACTGGAAAGTGATTGAGGAGAGGATTTCCGATAATGCTGCTGCGATCTTTTTCACCACGGAGCGCGAAAAGGTATTGTCGGCCAAGGCGCTGAGGATTAGGAACGAGCGAAAGTGGGTCGTGCCATATGCCGTATCGCCGGAGCGACGGGGATGCGGTCTAGAGGTGGAGGAGCTGCAAGGCCGCGCAGCGAAGAAGTACGTATTGTTCTTGGGAAGAATCCATCCTAAGAAGAATTGCGAATTTCTAATACGTGCATGGTTGATGGCTCAGTCTGGTAGTGAGGAGTATTCGTTAGTGTTGGCAGGTCCGGCCGACGCCGAGTATTTAGCGGAACTGAAAGAGCTGGTGCGTATGAAAGGTGGGAGAACCGTCGAGTTTGTCGATGCCGTATTCGGCGAGGAGAAGAGGCGGTTATTGGCAAACGCATCGTGGTTTGTCTTGCCATCGCTCCAGGAAAACTTCGGCGTGGCCGTGTTGGAAGCGATTCTTGCCGGAGTGCCTGTCGCAATCTCAGATCAGGTCTATATAGGAGATTTGCTTCATCCCGACAGCGTGATACTTCCCTTGGAGATGGATAAGTGGCGGAAGTTCTTTGAGAACGCCATATATGACGAGGGTCTTCGAGCGCGAATTATTGAGCGTGATCGCAAAGAAGTAATGCCCCGATTCGACATTGGTGTTGTGGCACAACAATATGCGCGGATACTATGTGAGATCTTCGCGCCCAGACGGTGA
- a CDS encoding glycosyltransferase family 4 protein, protein MKVRRSQARVTIITGAFLPLPPGPGGAVEKMWCRLAEEFACRGWAVKMVSARDVSDPPLPMDNGVKHSTIPRFRRRGMLVNVVCDLIYSLRAARLAERGEVVITNTLWLPALLAIRGFGREVIVDVQRMPKGQLRVYRRSSFRANTIAVEKAILNELPGRARQITVIPNPIDAKTFTPSVGNPGNGSTTVIYAGRVHPEKGIHLLVHAFQKIRCVHTNWRLVVVGPTESEHGGGGNKYVEELKRLGESNIEFVGAIWDPSLLAKTLRSGSIFCYPSLAERGETFGVAVAEAMACGLIPVVSDLECFRDFIRDGVTGFVFDHRRDDAVDQLAQTLVRAAVQGESGDAMRDAAIRQARELDYGIIAGRFVNWMSMLDQ, encoded by the coding sequence ATGAAAGTTAGGCGAAGTCAAGCGAGAGTAACCATTATTACGGGAGCGTTCTTGCCCCTCCCGCCCGGCCCTGGAGGGGCCGTGGAAAAGATGTGGTGTCGTCTGGCGGAGGAGTTCGCATGTCGTGGCTGGGCCGTCAAGATGGTGTCGGCGAGAGATGTGAGTGACCCTCCTCTGCCAATGGATAATGGGGTCAAACATTCCACAATCCCGCGATTTCGACGCCGGGGAATGTTAGTGAACGTAGTGTGCGATCTTATCTACAGCCTAAGGGCTGCTCGATTAGCCGAGAGAGGGGAAGTCGTCATTACAAATACTCTGTGGCTTCCGGCGCTGCTGGCAATAAGGGGATTTGGGCGTGAAGTAATAGTAGATGTTCAGAGAATGCCCAAGGGACAATTGAGAGTCTATCGTCGCTCTAGCTTCCGGGCAAATACGATTGCTGTAGAAAAGGCAATTTTGAACGAGCTGCCGGGACGAGCGCGGCAGATTACCGTTATTCCGAATCCTATCGATGCCAAGACGTTTACGCCATCTGTCGGCAATCCCGGCAACGGATCAACTACCGTTATTTATGCTGGGAGGGTACACCCTGAAAAGGGGATTCACTTGCTTGTGCATGCATTTCAAAAGATACGATGTGTACATACTAATTGGCGACTTGTAGTAGTTGGACCGACGGAAAGTGAACACGGGGGCGGAGGCAACAAGTACGTCGAGGAGCTTAAGCGGCTGGGGGAGTCAAATATTGAGTTTGTTGGCGCTATATGGGACCCGTCATTGTTGGCGAAAACACTAAGAAGTGGCTCAATTTTCTGCTACCCGTCGTTGGCGGAGCGAGGTGAGACATTTGGAGTAGCGGTAGCCGAAGCGATGGCATGCGGCCTTATCCCGGTGGTATCCGATTTGGAGTGTTTTAGAGACTTCATCAGGGATGGAGTGACAGGATTTGTCTTTGACCACCGCCGAGATGACGCGGTGGACCAGCTCGCACAGACGCTCGTTCGGGCGGCGGTGCAAGGCGAGAGCGGTGACGCCATGCGCGATGCCGCGATACGGCAGGCTCGAGAATTGGATTATGGAATAATTGCCGGCAGGTTTGTTAACTGGATGTCTATGTTGGATCAGTGA